The genomic region TTAAATCATCTTCATCAAATTCATTATCATCTTCATCGCTGTCTGATCCGGCTGTTGTAGATAAGAATTGTTTGCAAGCATCAAAGACATTCAGCTGCCACTGCACCATGTTTATTCTAATCTGTTCTTCGGCAGAAATCACATGAGTGATAGAAGCAGTACAAGGCTCAAAGCTGGGCCATTCCGGAGTTGTTGAAGTGGACACATCAATGGATTCTATGCAGGGCCACCCGGTGGTTGTGACCTGAGACGAGCCTAATCCCTgcattattttagattttgatggTACCAAAATCATTTATCGACTTTCATCAGTTTAACATTCAAAAGCAAGGGTGCAAGTAAGGGAATCTAAAATAACGACTTGCAGAAGGCAAAACTTAGGTAATGCTTTGCAAGAATTGATGTGTAGCTGAGGGAAGATTAGGTAACTTAATCTCATAAACTTCCTAATGCTTTCTCCGGAAAACACCTTAATACTTTCAAATTTGACTTTCTTTCACCAAATAACAACGAGTTTCTAAAAACTTGTGAATCATGGAAAAGCTTTTTAGAGCTCCTTGTGGTATGATATAAAGAACAAGGTTGAGGTTCTGGTAAAGTAATTTCAGGTGATTTATATGACATACAAACACTGCTAGAAAACCGTTATCTCACCAGATCATTAACCGATCCTTTGATTGGTTCACCATCTGAAATCTCGAGACTTTCAACATTTTCGTTGGCAACCTCCTCCTCTAAGGAATTCTACAACTCACAAGAACAGCAAGATATCCATGTTTACTAAAGAttccaaaaatgataaaacgaATAGTCCTACACTCACATTACTCATGTTACAGGCCATCAATTCACCATTACTCTCATCATCACTAGAAACCTCTTTTTTAACTGATCCATTGCCATCAGCATTCACGAACTCTACATCAcccaaaataacatttaaatcatCCCCCTTATCCTGCAGCATTGAACATAAGCGAACCCTTGAGCTtcacaaaaccaaaattaactAATGCACGAACAATGTCAGGATAAGGAACATTTGAAAAAAGCCACAACATggataaaatcaaacaaaagcaTGCTCTGACCGAATTGAATAGACGAGGTTGGCTTTAGTACTTCACAGAAAAGGCTTAGTTTCAAAATATTCTAGGAGAAACTCTAGGCTTTTTGACAACCATTGGCATATCCTCAAATCATCTATTGTCCTTCCTCTAAATACATCATGAGATTGAATACTTATAGAACATTAAGAAGAAGAATTATAGTGCTCTTAGGAATGAAATAAAGACAATGGTACTAAGTATACCGGCAAGGGAATATCAGTAAGTGGTACCTTTTGTATTTAAGTAATTTGCTAACTGATTTTTgaaatatcaaaagtttgcatATCTGACATACATAATAATCCTGCTCAATTGTCCATGAAATGCCAACCCCACACCTACAATGCTATAACAACGATTATTACTTCACATCATGCAGTGACCACTACCATCACAACATTGCAAATGGTCCATAAAAACACTAACAGAAAAAGTAAAGAGATGAACTCTCACCAGAGAATCAGAGGCATCTTCCCAGACTTCGCCACTTGAATTTCCAGTTTCAAGATTTTCTACATTTTTATTGGAACCTTCTCCTTGCAAAGTGTTCTGCACTCAACACCATTAGGATACAAGTCTTTATTTCACTATACATCCAATTCCTAAACTCATATCACACAAAATTCCTCACTAATTAAGCAAATAATAAGGGAAAAAACTCACTCACCTCACCGACCATCAATTCAACATAAATCCTCAACACTACAAACCTTACCATTCATAGCAGTTCATATAACCAATAATCATCAATGTAAATTCTACAAATTGCTCAATTCAAACAATCTATACCATGTATCCAACACTCATACAGCTTCATGATTGATACAATTATTAGGcaattaaaatgcaaataaacaTAAGAAGTTTACCTGTGATTCGCTTGAATTAGCCAAAATACGACTCAAAGGCTCTCCTTTCAACAAAATCACAGGCAACCTATCAATGTCCCAACCAAGAACTTTACAAACAACCAATCCAAAAGCTCTATGGCCTGTCTTACACTTTGTTTTCGAAATCGACATACAATGCTGTACAAGTCCAACACATCCCTGGAATTTCTTACCTAAATTTTCACCAATGCCACCACAAACCAAGCAAAAGAACTCACCTTTCTCATGATTCTCCTCATAGTAGCCCCTCAACTCACTGTTATTCAcaaaaattctcataaaaaaCATGTctacttcattcttttcttcttcttcatcaacatcaacatcatcatcatcaccatcatcgtTTTCTTCATCACGAACCCTTTTCTTGAAAAACTCTTTGCAACCGTCAAGAACATTGTTTTGCATTTGCATGTTGGCAAACCTAGCTTGGTCTTCAATTGAAACAGGTCTGACCATGGGGTCTGGTTTAGACTTGGGTTCTGGCCATCCAGGAGAGGAAGGTGATGTGGGTTTCAGAAGGACTGACCAGTCGAGCCCAGGGTCAGGTTTGGGTGGAGGGTGGGATCCAGAATGAGCAAACTTTCTTCTGTTGATGGGGTTTTGGGTTGAAGGTCTGGGTCTTTTCTGATGGGTTTGATTAGTGGTCTGAGGGGGACCTTGTTCCCATAGATAGTGTAAGTAGATGACTTCGTCTCTTAGCCTTTTCTCATCATACGGGTTCATTAGGACAAGGATTCTTTCGGGTTTTCCTTTGTTTATGGAATCTTATGAGAGAAGATTCTTCAACTTGAATgacttattaaataattttagttgGAGGGCGAGAAATTGATGCCAGAGAAGGGGAAAACATGGGAAAGAGGAGAACCCTGAACGCCCAACGTGAAGTAAGCATTAAAAGACACATagttacctttttctttttccttttgaaaaataattggaATATAGGGTTTCCTTTGGTAAAATCACTTATCCAGcttctctcaatttcaaatttgagcaaATTGATCCCTCTCAAAAAAATTGGAGCAATTTAATCTAtgtcaatttcaaaagtgagcaactaaatataattaattactatgttaatattttcatcaattgcacataattttaattagtataataacaaatttaaccttcgATGTTTATATACTTTTGTCGTTTTggtattagttttaaaattttaaataaattcaacctCAACAGTTATAAATTTACTCAAATATTAtgagataaatttgttaaattaataccAGATTGATAGAATGTAAACTTTAattgctaaatttattattataccaattaaaaccatatacaattgatgaaaaacattaatgtcatgattaattgtccttagttgctcactttcaaaattgacaattATTAAATTGCTTTGATTTTTTGAGAGGGgccaatttgttcaattttgaaattgagagaGACCGGAGAgaactttttatctttttcttttataatattggGTAGTGATCCAGTCACACTTAAACCTGTGTTAATTGGGTGTCGAGTTAACTAATCACAACTTAAtttgataatgataaaatacttttattttataaaagaaattgtataattttgaaggtatttttgtcattttatataaaaatatgcccacataataagattttaattgaaactttattttttaatttttaatatttgtacttttctattcaatcaaaacctcgtttattatttatatcaatttttataaatatatttgctACATAATTTCATTTGTCACGTGTCATTATctagtttattaaaatttggattctttttattcaaaaatgtcTCCTTCCTAATATGTgctagggtaaactataaaattgtCACCCGATtatatctttcattttattttggttactcaattttttaaaatttagaattagaactaaaccgacaaattgtgtaaatattgaggactaattattaaatttttagaattcaaactaaaatgataaattttgtaaacattaagggctaaatttgttaaaatttttaatatttgagattaaatttataaaatatgtaaatatttgatcaCTCATCTAGTTGCAAGgcgataattaaaatatttaatttcgaaaagttaataattaaataaaaattaatagttgataACCAAAATAGATAATTGTGTtgctattttaattaatgaaattattaggtatctaaaatattttgataaataataatatatttttaaggaaggtaataataataaagatatttatgttaatttattaatttttattatataaatatgatattttaattaatttatttatatcaaattgtAGAGTTTAACATTGTGATGCAAATcatccttctttttcttcccaAAAAATGACAACGAAAATAGGTTAAAAGGCCATTCCACTCTCTGGCCtctgtttttactttttttttttgtgtgtgtgtactctctcattttctcaccacccaaacaaatataaaagattATTGAAGAGCAAAGACACTGTGACACTAAAACGCCAGCTCCCCAACAGAACTACCGCAAAATGGCGGGAACCCATTAAACCTATTCGGCTCTTCCCGGAGCCTCACATCTTTTTCTATGCTAAAAGTTTCCTTTATCCTCACAATCCCcaataaacccaaaattccTCATTTGTTTTGCCACTTCTCCAAACCAGAATCCCCTAAAAGCCCCAaccttttttctcatttttcttttcacttttggGAAAAGCGGAATATGTCCACCAAAATCGTAGCTGAGTATGCCAAGTCTGGCAGGTCCTCTTGCAAGAAATGTGGGAAAACCATTACTGCTCAGGTCCTGAGGTTAGGCCTTGTTACCAGAGATGCTAGGGGCTTTGATATGACCAAATGGCACCACTTGAATTGCTTCCATGAAAAAATTGATTCCCTTGATGTTATTAAGGGCTTTGACTCTCTCAAGGTTGAAATTCCTTTTCTCTTGCggctaaaaaattattttaaaaaactggGTTTTGATTAAAAAGGGATTATTTTCTGTTATTGGTGTTAGGGTGTTGACCAGGAAGCTTTAAAGAAACTGGCTGATGGGTCTATTAAATCGCCTAAGCAGGTACTTTGTTAAGTTTCCGAACTGTGATAGCAAATATGAACTGATTTTATCTTTTACTGGTTAATTTTAGAGTTTCGTAGTTGGTTTAGCTTGGATGCTTCATAACACAGTTGAGTGTGATTTGAGAAATGCCAGTTAATTATGTCTGATTTATGTTTGTACTGTTGTGCTTTGTATCCGAATTTTAGATCAAGTTTGTGTAATGATGAACCATTGTGTCCAAGAGGACTCTAGTTCTGTGTTCtgtttaattccttgctgtcaTGAGTGCAATGACTAATGAGTCGTACAAAAATGTATTGCTTATTCAGTTATTCTCTCTCCTACCTGAAACTCTACATTAAGAACAAACAAgtaattttaactaaaacaaCTATTTATCTATTTCGTGAACAGTTGCGAGGAAAAGATGATGAAGAGGAAAGGGAACAAGATGAAGAAATTGAATCAGAGAAAAGCAATACAAAGAAAATTAAGGTAGGGGAATACCCCTTTCCATTTTCTTGCATGGCATAGAGACCATcagaaagaaaaggagaatCAGTTTTCCGTTTTCACCTTTCCGTTGCACTTATTATCAtttatct from Gossypium raimondii isolate GPD5lz chromosome 1, ASM2569854v1, whole genome shotgun sequence harbors:
- the LOC105777348 gene encoding uncharacterized protein LOC105777348 isoform X1, which encodes MNPYDEKRLRDEVIYLHYLWEQGPPQTTNQTHQKRPRPSTQNPINRRKFAHSGSHPPPKPDPGLDWSVLLKPTSPSSPGWPEPKSKPDPMVRPVSIEDQARFANMQMQNNVLDGCKEFFKKRVRDEENDDGDDDDVDVDEEEEKNEVDMFFMRIFVNNSELRGYYEENHEKGEFFCLVCGGIGENLGKKFQGCVGLVQHCMSISKTKCKTGHRAFGLVVCKVLGWDIDRLPVILLKGEPLSRILANSSESQNTLQGEGSNKNVENLETGNSSGEVWEDASDSLHCRCGVGISWTIEQDYYDKGDDLNVILGDVEFVNADGNGSVKKEVSSDDESNGELMACNMSNNSLEEEVANENVESLEISDGEPIKGSVNDLGLGSSQVTTTGWPCIESIDVSTSTTPEWPSFEPCTASITHVISAEEQIRINMVQWQLNVFDACKQFLSTTAGSDSDEDDNEFDEDDLMDDDGSNDSNEFNFFLRLFTENNELRSYYETHCRDGDFWCLVCRGIGKKDWRIFKDCVGLIQHSTAISKTKRKQAHRAFGQVICKVLNWDVDHLPSIMLKNKPYSHSINHALTDKSKSESGSKEDVDAHQNNILLMNSENTLNEEPDKDANLENRALNIGANEDKPENPMKSSGENNTKSEADQ
- the LOC105777348 gene encoding uncharacterized protein LOC105777348 isoform X2, producing MNPYDEKRLRDEVIYLHYLWEQGPPQTTNQTHQKRPRPSTQNPINRRKFAHSGSHPPPKPDPGLDWSVLLKPTSPSSPGWPEPKSKPDPMVRPVSIEDQARFANMQMQNNVLDGCKEFFKKRVRDEENDDGDDDDVDVDEEEEKNEVDMFFMRIFVNNSELRGYYEENHEKGEFFCLVCGGIGENLGKKFQGCVGLVQHCMSISKTKCKTGHRAFGLVVCKVLGWDIDRLPVILLKGEPLSRILANSSESQNTLQGEGSNKNVENLETGNSSGEVWEDASDSLDKGDDLNVILGDVEFVNADGNGSVKKEVSSDDESNGELMACNMSNNSLEEEVANENVESLEISDGEPIKGSVNDLGLGSSQVTTTGWPCIESIDVSTSTTPEWPSFEPCTASITHVISAEEQIRINMVQWQLNVFDACKQFLSTTAGSDSDEDDNEFDEDDLMDDDGSNDSNEFNFFLRLFTENNELRSYYETHCRDGDFWCLVCRGIGKKDWRIFKDCVGLIQHSTAISKTKRKQAHRAFGQVICKVLNWDVDHLPSIMLKNKPYSHSINHALTDKSKSESGSKEDVDAHQNNILLMNSENTLNEEPDKDANLENRALNIGANEDKPENPMKSSGENNTKSEADQ